The window CGCTTTTTTGATATATACTGTTTCATAACAATAGGAAAACAATAAAACTGTTTTATAAAAGAGGAGGATAATATGAGCGTAAAAACTTTAAAAATTTGTCCTGAGTGTGGTCAAACGGTGAACGAACAAATTGAATCACATATTATGGAATGTGATCGCTGCCTCTCAAAAAAATCAGAATAACTACACACAAGCTATTTTTATTCATACAGCTGCAGATGTTTGTACAGCAAAAAATCCCTCCTGTTAAGGAGGGATTTTTAATTAACACTTTTGGAGACCCAACCATTTGTCATCAGCTGATATGCGAACACTTTTCCGATATAGATGCGTTCATTTCACTATACTAGCTTTTCAGCCAATGTGTGTCAGTTTCGCTATCAATTTCTTTGACTACTATGTTATCGATTCTCCCGATCGATAACTGGGTTTTCAAGGTATATTGGAATCCTAATCATCTACTTGAGTGAAATAATGATTTCACTTTTATGAGTATGATGACCTTTGGGTTTAGAGTTTATTATTAGCGTAATAATATTAGATACTTGTCAAAACTTTTTACTGCTTGCATTTTGCTATAACTTTCTGCTACTTACTTTTCCTCATCCTGTGACTTGGTTAAGTTCCTTTGCTTGGTTATAACATTGCCTGATCCTTTATAAGCTATTGCAATGGTAAAACTAATGCTCGTACCTTTATAAGTTGTTGGCTACTTTGTTATACACTATTGCTTGCAACCATTTAAGCTACTTACCTTTAATTATCACTTATGCCTGAAACTTTTAAAGCTGGCTTTTGTTATAACACTTTGCTCCAGAACGTTTTAAGTTCTTGCTTTTTATCATAACTATTTGCTCATAACTTTTTAAGCTGCTTGCATTTTGCTATAACCACTACTTGTAACTTTATTTAGCTGCTTGCATTTTGCTATAACCTAGTGCTCATAACTTTAAACTTACATTTGTCCGAACTATTTGCTTGATAACTTTATTAAGTCTCTTGCAGCTTGAATTACTTTTCACTTACATTGTTCCTAATTTCAAAGTAGATTCCTCGTTTTGCTCGTATCAATACTATAGGCTGAATGGTCAACTCTATTCCGTTTGAATTCCCCCTTGTATTCAATTTTTTTGAGGCAGCCTTTCAGTGCTAACAAGCAAATGATATTTTATTTACTTGCGTAAAATACTATTTGCCGTTTTCTGTTTGAAAGGATATAGTTTTTTCATTTCTTAACGAAACGAACACTATATGGTTGAGCCTCCAAAAGTGTTAAACTTGTTTTGTAGAATGTTTATTTATCTTTTCTACACTTTTATTATAGCTTATAAACGCTTATTGTAAACGCTTCAATCGTGAATTTTCTGTGAATAATGTTTATTAAGATAACTCTTTCCAGTGCATTCGGGTTGTATCAGATAAAAGAAAAACTACACAAAAAGTGTAGTTTATATCTTGGGCAGCTCCCGAATTTCCATTGTCATTTCATGTCCACATAAAGGACATTTTAAATCGTCGGATGCAAAATCCTTTCTCATCCAGCCGTTACAAGTGGAATCGCTACAGGAGTATACCTCAACATCCTCCATAATATTTTCCAATTTATCATCCTGACCTTTTCTGTTAAAAAAAATCGGAATCGCCCCCTAGTTTTTGATGATAGTTCTTTCCTACAACCTTAAGGATGAACTATACATGGTTAGGATACATACCCATTAAATGGTAAGTACATTACAATTGATTGAATCCTTATTAGTATGAACAAATTGAAAAAATTTAACAGCGAATCATAAAATTCGCAGCAGTTCATTTCATTTGGGCGGAATGGATGATAAGCATGATCAGAACTTTCTCTTCTATATTATTATAACATGGTTTCAATAATAATGATGTTTAACACAAAGTTTATTCTATTTAAGGAATTGTTCCTATGTCTTGTTTGCGAAACAGTTCTTTATTTTGCGAATTATCACTCATGTTCACATTTTATCCATATGATTCTTGCTCTTTTTTATATATCTTTAACATGGGAGGGGAAAACGTGAAAAAGATTTATATTCTTAGTGCTATCATTGTCCTTATAGGAATTACCGCAGGAATTTCCTATTTTATCGTTAGAGATGTATCTGCTAAAGTGCCTGATGATACTACCCTTATTACTATGCATGGTGAAGAGTATGATTTTAGTAAATCAGAGAAGAAGCTAAAGTTAGTTGAATTCATGTATACCCATTGTCCGGATATATGTCCAACCACTACTTTAAAAATGAATATGCTTAAAAAGGACTTAAAAGCAGCAGGTGTCTATGGTGAGGAGATTCAATTTCTTACAATCACCATTGATCCGTACAGAGATACCCCGGAACGGTTGCTGACATATATGGATACCTTCGATATTGAGGATGATGGAAACTGGATTATTTTAACTGGTGATCAAAACAATATTAAACAAGACCAACGCGAAATACAGGAATTAGCTAATACATTCCAATTTCAATATAGAGACCCTGGCGATGGCTTTTATGTTCATAGTACCTTCGTCTTTCTAATTGACGAAAACAACAAATATGTTAAAAAGTTTCCAATGGGTGAGGAGTTTAATAAAGAAGACATTTATAATAAGATTATGGCTGAAATTTAAGTCATCCATCGATACAATAAAACAGGCAAGGATGTCCATCTTGCCTGTTTTCATTTAAATAATCGTCAATACTGTTAAATGTCTAGTTCTTTTCCCGTCCTGTTGAAGCGATTTGTCTCCTATTTCCCGGGGTAAATCAGTGTTATCAGGTAAATACAATGATATTTTGGAACGAGGCTCAGAAAAGCTTATTTGTATCCCCGACTTCCTTAACCTATTCACCAAATCAATGAGCTGTCTGCTAGGCATGCTAAAAACCCCTTTAAATGATCTCTATGATTTTATTGTACATGGCAAATATTAATAAAATATGAACAAACAATGTTAAATGGATGACAACCGCTGTTCCTAACTATATAAATACGAGTTCAGTTCACTGTTTTCCTGCAATAATTTAAAACTTTCATAAAATTTACAACCTTATTATTAGCCACTGACTGCAAATCCTCCTTCAATTTCCAGCTGTATACAGCTCCATTTATGAATGTATCCATGAAAGGTGTTCTTCCTCTGCAAAAATGGTATAATCGGTTCATATTGTGTTTTTTGGAGGAATAAACTGAAATGATTACTGTAAGCAACGTTGGTCTTCGTTATGGAGACCGCAAATTATTCGAAGATGTTAATATTAAATTTACACCAGGAAATTGCTATGGATTAATCGGAGCGAACGGTGCAGGAAAATCCACGTTTTTGAAAATTTTATCCGGCGATCTTGAACCACAATCAGGCTCTGTACAATTAGGTCCAGGTGAACGCTTAGCTGTATTAAAACAAAACCATTTTGAATATGAAGATGAAGAGGTCTTGAAGGTCGTCATCATGGGTCACAGCCGCCTTTATGAAGTAATGCAGGAAAAAGATGCCATATATATGAAAGCTGACTTTACAGATGAGGATGGCATGAAAGCAGCTGAACTTGAGGGAGAATTTGCCGAATTGAATGGATGGGAAGCAGAATCAGATGCCGCCATTCTATTAAAAGGTCTTGGGATTGAAGAGGAGCTTCACCAAAAAAAAATGGCTGATATTTCTGGAGCTGAAAAAGTAAAGGTTCTGCTTGCCCAAGCTTTATTTGGAAAACCTGATGTACTGTTACTGGATGAGCCAACCAACCACCTTGATATTAAAGCCATTCAATGGCTTGAGGAATTTCTAATCAATTTTGAAAACACAGTGATTGTCGTTTCTCACGATCGTCATTTCTTAAATAAAGTCTGTACCCACATTGCAGACCTTGACTTTGGAAAAATTCAAATCTATGTAGGAAATTACGACTTCTGGTATGAATCAAGCCAATTAGCATTAAAAATGGCACAGGATGCTAATAAGAAAAAAGAAGAAAAAATTAAAGAGTTGCAAAACTTTATCGCCCGCTTTAGTGCGAATGCATCTAAATCTAAGCAAGCGACGTCGCGAAAAAAATTACTAGATAAAATTTCACTAGATGATATTAGGCCATCCTCCCGTCGTTATCCATACGTTGGGTTTACTCCGGATCGTGAAATCGGCAATGATTTATTACGAGTTGAAGGTATTTCCAAAACCATCGATGGCGAGAAGATTTTAGACAATATAAGCTTCATTATGAATAAAGATGACAAAATTGCCCTTGTAGGCACAAATGAAACAGCTAAAACGACTTTATTCAAAATTCTAATGGGAGAAATGGAACCTGATAGCGGTTCATTTAAGTGGGGAGTGACAACCTCACAAGCTTATTTTCCAAAAGATAATTCCCGCTACTTTGAAAACAGTGATTTAAACCTAGTTGATTGGCTGCGTCAATTTTCACCAAAGGATGAAAGCGAAAGCTTTTTAAGAGGTTTTCTAGGAAGAATGCTATTCTCAGGCGAAGAAGTGATGAAAAAGGCCAGTGTTCTTTCTGGTGGAGAAAAAGTACGCTGTATGCTTTCAAAAATGATGCTAAGCGGGGCAAATGTATTATTATTAGATGAACCGACGAACCACCTGGATCTTGAATCGATCACCGCTCTCAATAACGGACTTATTGCCTTTAAAGGATCCCTGATCTTCTCATCTCATGATCATCAGTTCATCCAGACAATTGCTAACCGTATTATAGAAATTACACCGAACGGTATGGTAGATAAACAAATGACCTATGATGAGTATTTAGAAGACAGCGACCTACAGAAACAAATCGCTGACATGTACCAAAGCTAAACATTTCTTGCAAAACAAAACGCAAAGGGATTATCCCTTTGCGTTTTATTATGATTGCTTTGTTTTTTTTCGTGCAGAGGATACCTCTCTCATGCCTGTTTCCATTGTTGTTGTTCCTTGACCTTCTACACGAGATGAGCTTAGTCCTATTTTGGATGGATCTTGCTTTCGTTTACTCATATTGAAACACCTCCACCCTTATATTGCCGAAATAAATGATTTCTTATGCTTTCCCTTTGATATTCTTAAGATATTCCATATATTGATCATCTCTTGATAATGCAGCATTGTATTGCCTTTTAACGAAGTGTTCCGCTTCCGTAAAGCTGTTAAAGGTCAGCGGTAATGTTTTGCTGCCATTTTCAACAATCCATTGCTGATTATGCTCCTTAATAAACCATTTTTCACGATTGTTATTTTCATAAAGTGAGCCTTCTGGATTATTCTTAAGATTATACTGATTTTTGGGTGCATCAAGCCTTGACGGGTCAAGTGGAAAAACCTCCTGAACAAACAGCTTATAGGCTGTTTCATTCATCGTGCAGCCCGAAGCCTTCACATGTCCGCCACCGCCAAATTTACCAGCAACTTCAGAAACATCCACATGATCATGAATCGTTCGGAAGCTCACCTTTTTCCCGCCCATGTTCAGAATCACAATATAATCAAGATGACTATTTTCCTTACCAAGCTCATTCCCTAGTTCAGAATGATACATTTCAGCATGAACAATTCCGACACAATGGTCATCAATAAACGTTTGGATTAGTTCACGATTTTTCTTGCGAATATATCGATTTATTTTCTCTTCTTCCATTTTGAGCAGCTGCTGTTCAAACTCATTAAATGAAAATGAACCCTCAGTCTTCAGTCTCGCAAGCATCTTTCCTTCAAAATCATCAAGTGAAAGGAGCGAGAATAAATCATTTAGCTGTTTTGCTTTCATTTCATTATTCTTTTCCCATTCCCATGTATCATATAGCCGAATCAACTCTACAAATTCATTTAACGAACCCTTTGCTGTCAACCATTGATTTTCTAGTAAATAATCATAAAACAA of the Bacillus tuaregi genome contains:
- a CDS encoding DHH family phosphoesterase, producing MIHLYTHNDLDGLGCGILAKLAFGEEVEVHYNSVARINSQVERFFDATKQNELRNNTIWVTDLSVNEANSKRIDQFVREGGKAQFIDHHKTALHLNEYSWAEVMVEYEDGRLTSATSLFYDYLLENQWLTAKGSLNEFVELIRLYDTWEWEKNNEMKAKQLNDLFSLLSLDDFEGKMLARLKTEGSFSFNEFEQQLLKMEEEKINRYIRKKNRELIQTFIDDHCVGIVHAEMYHSELGNELGKENSHLDYIVILNMGGKKVSFRTIHDHVDVSEVAGKFGGGGHVKASGCTMNETAYKLFVQEVFPLDPSRLDAPKNQYNLKNNPEGSLYENNNREKWFIKEHNQQWIVENGSKTLPLTFNSFTEAEHFVKRQYNAALSRDDQYMEYLKNIKGKA
- the yhfH gene encoding protein YhfH, with amino-acid sequence MSVKTLKICPECGQTVNEQIESHIMECDRCLSKKSE
- a CDS encoding cold-inducible protein YdjO-related protein; translation: MPIFFNRKGQDDKLENIMEDVEVYSCSDSTCNGWMRKDFASDDLKCPLCGHEMTMEIRELPKI
- a CDS encoding YuzL family protein; the encoded protein is MSKRKQDPSKIGLSSSRVEGQGTTTMETGMREVSSARKKTKQS
- a CDS encoding ABC-F family ATP-binding cassette domain-containing protein codes for the protein MITVSNVGLRYGDRKLFEDVNIKFTPGNCYGLIGANGAGKSTFLKILSGDLEPQSGSVQLGPGERLAVLKQNHFEYEDEEVLKVVIMGHSRLYEVMQEKDAIYMKADFTDEDGMKAAELEGEFAELNGWEAESDAAILLKGLGIEEELHQKKMADISGAEKVKVLLAQALFGKPDVLLLDEPTNHLDIKAIQWLEEFLINFENTVIVVSHDRHFLNKVCTHIADLDFGKIQIYVGNYDFWYESSQLALKMAQDANKKKEEKIKELQNFIARFSANASKSKQATSRKKLLDKISLDDIRPSSRRYPYVGFTPDREIGNDLLRVEGISKTIDGEKILDNISFIMNKDDKIALVGTNETAKTTLFKILMGEMEPDSGSFKWGVTTSQAYFPKDNSRYFENSDLNLVDWLRQFSPKDESESFLRGFLGRMLFSGEEVMKKASVLSGGEKVRCMLSKMMLSGANVLLLDEPTNHLDLESITALNNGLIAFKGSLIFSSHDHQFIQTIANRIIEITPNGMVDKQMTYDEYLEDSDLQKQIADMYQS
- a CDS encoding SCO family protein, which encodes MKKIYILSAIIVLIGITAGISYFIVRDVSAKVPDDTTLITMHGEEYDFSKSEKKLKLVEFMYTHCPDICPTTTLKMNMLKKDLKAAGVYGEEIQFLTITIDPYRDTPERLLTYMDTFDIEDDGNWIILTGDQNNIKQDQREIQELANTFQFQYRDPGDGFYVHSTFVFLIDENNKYVKKFPMGEEFNKEDIYNKIMAEI